A genomic window from Bordetella genomosp. 9 includes:
- a CDS encoding GntR family transcriptional regulator, translated as MDWLSSPVGQESFEEIKNTSLGKLVRDRLLSQILAGEFEPGQALRESELVERLKVSRVPVREALRELESSGLVVSRKHSGVYVRELTDAEVADLYQFRSLLDSHAGRIASRLPAERRQALVQALEPCTDAMDAAIREANPQAYYRENLRFHWLFIEYAGNREIAKTYREVIQKLHLARLKNLSSEPHREQSNAEHKQIVKALRESCTAAQAEDCARLLADHVINAHDRLSAM; from the coding sequence ATGGACTGGTTGTCTTCCCCCGTCGGGCAGGAAAGCTTCGAGGAAATCAAGAACACCTCGCTGGGCAAGCTGGTGCGCGACCGCCTGCTCAGCCAGATCCTGGCCGGCGAGTTCGAACCCGGCCAGGCGCTACGGGAGTCCGAGCTGGTGGAACGCCTGAAGGTCTCGCGCGTTCCCGTGCGCGAAGCGCTGCGCGAGCTGGAAAGCTCGGGCCTGGTGGTGTCCCGCAAGCACTCGGGCGTATACGTACGCGAGCTGACCGACGCCGAGGTCGCGGATCTCTATCAATTCCGTTCGCTGCTGGACAGCCATGCCGGCCGCATCGCGTCGCGGTTGCCCGCCGAACGCCGCCAGGCCCTGGTCCAGGCGCTGGAGCCCTGCACCGACGCCATGGACGCCGCCATCCGCGAAGCCAATCCCCAGGCCTACTACCGCGAGAACCTGCGCTTTCATTGGCTGTTCATCGAATACGCCGGCAATCGCGAGATCGCCAAGACCTACCGCGAGGTGATCCAGAAACTGCACCTGGCGCGGTTGAAGAACCTGTCGTCCGAACCGCATCGCGAGCAGTCCAACGCGGAGCACAAGCAGATCGTCAAGGCCCTGCGGGAGTCATGCACCGCGGCGCAGGCCGAGGATTGCGCGCGCCTGCTCGCCGATCACGTCATCAACGCCCACGATCGCCTGTCGGCCATGTGA